A stretch of the Gossypium hirsutum isolate 1008001.06 chromosome D07, Gossypium_hirsutum_v2.1, whole genome shotgun sequence genome encodes the following:
- the LOC107954572 gene encoding 3-phosphoshikimate 1-carboxyvinyltransferase 2: MALIRKIYDGTPRTCVLANVSKPQNPKSVYLVPFRSNLKGSLSCSCGLVLKSNGKLGTVKVGSFKVSASMATAEKPSRASEIVLQPINEISGTVKLPGSKSLSNRILLLAALSEGTTVVDNLLNSDDVHHMLVALGKLGLHVEHDSEKKRAIVQGCGGHFPAGKGEGQEIELSLGNAGTAMRPLTAAVTAAGGNSRYILDGVPRMRERPIGDLVTGLKQLGADVECTLGTNCPPVHINGKGGLPGGKVKLSGSISSQYLTALLMAAPLALGDVEIEIIDKLISIPYVEMTIKLMERFGVTVEHTDSWDRFLIKGGQKYKSPGNAYVEGDASSASYFLAGAAVIGGTVTVEGCGTSSLQGDVKFAEVLEKMGAKVTWTENSVTVTGPPRNPSGRKHLCAIDVNMNKMPDVAMTLAVVALYADGPTAIRDVASWRVKETERMIAICTELRKLGATVEEGLDYCVITPPEKLNVTAVDTYDDHRMAMAFSLAACGEVPVTIKDPGCTRKTFPDYFEVLERVTKH, encoded by the exons ATGGCACTGATTAGGAAAATCTACGATGGAACACCAAGAACATGCGTTTTGGCCAATGTCTCAAAACCCCAGAATCCCAAATCTGTATATTTAGTTCCCTTTAGATCAAATCTCAAAGGAAGTCTTTCTTGTTCTTGCGGATTGGTTTTGAAGAGCAATGGCAAGTTAGGAACAGTTAAGGTTGGGTCTTTTAAGGTTTCTGCTTCAATGGCAACAGCGGAGAAGCCATCAAGAGCATCAGAAATCGTGCTTCAACCAATTAATGAAATTTCGGGTACGGTCAAGTTGCCCGGTTCCAAATCACTCTCCAATCGGATTCTGCTTCTCGCTGCTCTATCTGAG GGAACTACTGTGGTAGACAATTTGTTGAATAGTGACGATGTTCATCATATGCTTGTTGCTTTGGGAAAACTTGGGCTACATGTTGAACATGACAGTGAAAAGAAACGAGCCATTGTGCAAGGTTGTGGTGGTCATTTTCCAGCGGGGAAAGGGGAAGGTCAAGAAATTGAGCTTTCCCTTGGGAATGCTGGAACTGCAATGCGACCGCTTACTGCTGCTGTTACTGCTGCCGGTGGCAATTCAAG GTACATACTTGATGGTGTACCTCGAATGAGAGAGAGACCTATTGGGGACTTAGTTACTGGTCTTAAGCAGCTGGGTGCAGATGTTGAGTGCACTCTTGGCACTAATTGTCCCCCTGTTCATATAAATGGAAAGGGTGGTCTTCCTGGGGGAAAG GTGAAACTCTCAGGATCCATCAGTAGTCAATACTTGACTGCTTTACTCATGGCAGCTCCTTTAGCTCTTGGGGATGTGGAAATTGAGATAATTGATAAGTTAATTTCAATCCCTTATGTTGAAATGACTATAAAGTTGATGGAAAGGTTTGGGGTCACTGTGGAGCACACAGATAGCTGGGATCGATTTTTGATAAAAGGAGGTCAAAAGTACAA GTCTCCTGGAAATGCTTATGTTGAAGGTGATGCTTCAAGTGCTAGTTACTTCCTTGCTGGTGCAGCAGTCATTGGTGGCACTGTCACAGTAGAAGGATGTGGTACAAGTAGTTTACAG GGTGATGTAAAATTTGCTGAGGTTCTGGAGAAGATGGGTGCCAAAGTCACCTGGACTGAGAACAGCGTCACTGTTACCGGACCACCAAGAAATCCCTCTGGAAGGAAACACCTGTGTGCCATTGATGTTAACATGAACAAAATGCCAGATGTTGCCATGACTCTTGCTGTTGTTGCCCTTTATGCTGATGGTCCCACTGCCATAAGAGATG TGGCAAGTTGGAGGGTTAAAGAGACTGAAAGGATGATTGCCATATGCACAGAACTGAGGAAG CTCGGAGCAACAGTTGAAGAAGGACTGGATTATTGTGTGATCACTCCCCCGGAGAAACTAAATGTGACAGCAGTTGATACTTATGATGACCATCGAATGGCCATGGCTTTCTCGCTTGCTGCCTGTGGCGAAGTTCCAGTTACCATCAAGGATCCTGGTTGCACACGGAAAACCTTCCCCGACTATTTTGAAGTTCTGGagagggttacaaagcattaa